CATTCCGCTCACGGTAGGTTCGTCTTTTAAAAACAAAACCTCTTCATTGTATAATCCAGACTACCCCGATCATTCAGAAATCTGGTTTCTTAAATCATCCGTTTAAATCTAAACCCAGCAATTCAACTGAGCGGCAAAGCGCTAGCTGCCGGTAATTTTTAGTCGTGTTGTATAGATCACCGGTGGCTAGCGCCATTCCGCTCACATGCACGCCAAGCCTAAACAGCGATCACCCTTTGCGCAGTTCCCCGAACGCTGTCTGCATCGCGTGGGTCAGCATAAGACCGTCGTTGGCGTAGACGACCAGCCGGGCGCCCTGGCGGATTGTGCGCAGGGCCTGCTGGGTGGTTCCGAACCAGCAGCCTGCGGCGACGTGCTGTGCGTTCGAAACGTCGATCACTTTCTGGATCGCGGCGATGAGTTCCGGGTTGTCATACTCGCCGGGGATGCCCATGTTGGTTGTCAGATCGCCGGGACCGACGAAGACCGCGTGTACGCCGGGAATCGAACAGATCTGTTCCAGGTTCTCAATGCCGGGCACCGATTCAATCATCGGAATGAACAGCGTGTTCTCGTTCTTTTTCTCGATGTAGTCGGCCGTCTTCTGATTGACGAACTTCCCCTCTTTCAGGGCTTTCTCCAGCACAATCCCTTTCAACGGCCGATAGACGGCAGCAGCCGCCAGCTGTTGTGCCTCTTCATATGTTTCGACATAAGGTACCACCACGCCGTCAAACGTATCACAGACGCGGGCCACATCCGCAGCGTCACGACTGTGCGTGCGGGCCAGGCAGACAATGCCTTTGGACTTCAGGGCATACCGCAGCGGCAGAAACTCCGCGAGGTCGAGGGTTGTATGCTCGGGTGTGACGATCACAAAATCGAGCGAGTTGTCCGGGATCGACTCGACCATCGCCGGCACCACCGCATGCTGAAACAGCGACCCATACACGGTTTCGCCCCGAACCAGTTTCTCTTTCAGTTTCTTTACCAGCATAACCGTGCTTCCTCGACTGCAGGAACAGAGTGATCATTCGAAAGACGTTCACTCCATCATGCCGGGCGAAAAGTTGCATGTAAAGAAAATGTCGAGGTTTTGTGGAAAACAACTGTACAAACTAAGTCAAGGAGTTAACCTGAAAGGTCTCATCGAATACATCTGAAACTCACTCGCCATTTTCTATCATCTACCTTTGATGGGCATACAATACAGACAGTCGTATGAAATTCAGATCTCCCAGGAATTGTTAACCCAAACTGGAACTGATACAGCAATGAATAAATGGTTTTCTCTGTGGCTGAGTCTTGGATCATCACAAAGACGATTCCCTCAGATTCAGGTGGCTCTGGTATTCATCCTGTTCTGTCTTTTCGCTGACCTGGCATTGGCTCAACAGGAAGATCAATCCAAGGTCCAACCTCTGATCACGTTCCTTTCCCATCGTACGGGGCACAATGTCCTGTATACGATGCACCCCGATGGATCACAGATCACACCCGTATTGGGAGGTCCCGTTTCTGACCAGCCCGTATTCACAAAAGGCGTGACCATGTTCCGGTCACCACACTGGACACGACAGAGTCCCAATGGGAAATACTTTGCTTCGTGGGTGTATGAAGAAGGTCACCCTTTTTCAAAATGGCAGGGTGACCTGCGTGCCATGCTCTGGGTGGGAGATCTACAGGGGACATGGACCCGCATTCTGAATCCTGACTGCACAGAACTCTTTGCCTGGTCACCTGACAGCAGACAGATCGCCTGGTCCACGAACTTTGCAGACTCCCGGATCCGCTTCCGTCAGAAAAATCAAGCCGAGCTAAGTCGAATTTATGTGGCAGGAATTGATGGTTCACATTCCAGACAGGTGATGGAAAAAGAGGGATCGTGGCTTGTGGAAGACTGGTCGCCAGACCAGCAACGATTGTTGATTACACACCCCAGCGACGGTGCAGAACTCAATGACTCACGATGTGAACTGTATGAACTTCTTCTGTCTGAGACGTCGCCTGCGCAAGATTCCGATAGCCAGGATAAAACATCTCAATCAGAGAAAAAGATCCTGAAGAGAATTTCATTCTCTGCAGAAAATCTGGTGATCAGTTCGGCCCGTTACGCCCCTGATGGCAAGAGTCTGGCATTGGTTGTTTATAACCCGGAGAACATGTACGCCTCGAATCTGGCAGCTGATGATGAATGGGGACGCATGCGGATGATGCGTCTGCTGGGAAAGATCGCTGTCCTGTCGCTGGATACGGGTGAGGTTAAAGTCATTTTCGATCCAGACTACGGACTCCGCGGTCCTATCTGCTGGACTGCAGACGGCAAAGAAATTCTATTCTCACGCTATCTGTCACCAAACGACGTACGTGAAAAATTTCAGTCGGACAAATCACATGGTCTGGCAATCTGGGCCATCAATCGACAGGGGAAAAAACCAAGATTTATCACCACAGGCTGGAGTCCGGATTGCAGTCGTGTTGTGAACGGAAATTAATTCCATGATGGGTTATAGCTGAAACAGCGACCCATACACGGTTTCGCCCCGAACCAGTTTCTCTTTCAGTTTCTTCACCAGCATTACCGTATTTCCTCGACTGCAGGAACAGAGTGATCATTCGAAAGACGCTCACTCCATCATGCCGGGCGGGTAACTGGATGTAAAGAAAATGTCGGAGAATTCGAAGATAGATCGACACATCTGCGAACTTGTGCTAGATCTAAAGGTGTCAGATTCATCAGGGAAACCAACTCATAGTTTTAGATCAAGTCAGGTACGTTTTGAATCATCAGAATATTGCAGATCAATTTTCCGCAGCTGCAAAGACTGGCACTTTAAATCTGTCTATGTTCAAAGGAGTCGCAGATTATGAACCAGACTCTGCTGCTCTGAAAGATCTGAAAGAATTAGATTTAAGAAAGACTGGTTTGAAAAATGTACCGCAATGGGTCTTTCAATGTAAGAACCTGAATGCCCTCTATCTCGATCAGAATGATTTGACATTCATTCCGAGCTCAATTGGTTCATTGAATCAACTTCGTGTTCTAACCCTTGAAGATAATCGCATTGAAGAACTTCCTGAAGACATTGCTTTATTACAACAGTTGCAATTTCTGTATGTCGCATCGAATGTTTTATCTTCGCTTCCAGATATTTTCAGCAACCTCAATCAAATCGAGGATATTTCCTTACACAATAATCCACTCACCACAATCCCTGGTTCCATCAGTCAGCTCACAAAACTCAAGGAATTGGTCATTCTTGACACTCAACTCAAGCAGGTACCTCATGAAATCTTTGACATGCATAATCTGCGCTTGCTGGATCTGAGATTTAACCAGTTTGAAACGATGCAAGCGGGATTTGGCAGGCTGACGCAACTGGAAGTTCTGGCATTAGCTGAGAATGAGATTTCCG
Above is a genomic segment from Gimesia sp. containing:
- a CDS encoding aldolase/citrate lyase family protein, translating into MLVKKLKEKLVRGETVYGSLFQHAVVPAMVESIPDNSLDFVIVTPEHTTLDLAEFLPLRYALKSKGIVCLARTHSRDAADVARVCDTFDGVVVPYVETYEEAQQLAAAAVYRPLKGIVLEKALKEGKFVNQKTADYIEKKNENTLFIPMIESVPGIENLEQICSIPGVHAVFVGPGDLTTNMGIPGEYDNPELIAAIQKVIDVSNAQHVAAGCWFGTTQQALRTIRQGARLVVYANDGLMLTHAMQTAFGELRKG